One stretch of Emys orbicularis isolate rEmyOrb1 chromosome 7, rEmyOrb1.hap1, whole genome shotgun sequence DNA includes these proteins:
- the ZDHHC24 gene encoding probable palmitoyltransferase ZDHHC24 — translation MQAGWGGRWQRLDAALCLPLCVTVALMGAVCIEVLYLLLWAAEPTQLPLALHLPLLLFLLANVLGNMGLFVTTSPSIKGVMLSESAVGQGWEYCYTCQSHVPPRCHHCYTCNVCMLRRDHHCVLLGQCVGYHNYRYFLCLLLHGWVALLYASLLNADIFMGLLHEGVTLHSIVLLLMPWLMLLTGQVSTSTFIYAFMADTCVVSFLFCSGFLFLHVLLSLRGQTTREWFGKSRCYDLGWRRNLQEALGDRWHLVWLCPFLASPLPGNGVAFESRAPCTEPSTKAVIF, via the exons ATGCAGGCGGGCTGGGGCGGGCGGTGGCAGCGCCTGGATGCCGCGCTGTGCCTGCCCCTGTGTGTGACCGTGGCCCTGATGGGGGCCGTGTGCATAGAGGTGCTCTACCTGCTTCTCTGGGCTGCAGAACCCACCcagctgcccctggccctgcacctgccCCTCCTGCTCTTCCTCCTGGCCAACGTGCTGGGCAACATGGGCCTCTTCGTCACCACCAGCCCAAGCATCAAAGGTGTCATGCTGTCCGAAAGCGCCGTGGGACAGGGCTGGGA GTACTGCTACACCTGCCAGTCCCATGTTCCCCCCCGCTGTCATCACTGCTACACCTGCAACGTGTGCATGCTGCGCCGGGACCACCACTGTGTGCTGCTGGGCCAGTGTGTGGGCTACCATAACTACCGTTACTTCCTGTGCCTCCTGTTGCACGGCTGGGTGGCCCTGCTCTACGCCAGCCTGCTCAACGCTGACATCTTCATGGGCCTCCTGCACGAGGGAGTCACCCTGCACAGCATCGTCCTCCTCCTTATGCCGTGGCTCATGCTGCTGACGG GCCAGGTGAGCACCTCGACTTTCATCTATGCTTTCATGGCTGACACCTGCGTGGTCAGTTTCCTCTTCTGCTCCGGCTTCCTGTTCTTACACGTGCTGCTAAGCCTGCGTGGCCAGACGACCAGGGAGTGGTTTGGGAAGAGCCGCTGCTATGACCTGGGCTGGCGTCGCAACCTGCAGGAGGCATTGGGGGACAGGTGGCACCTCGTCTGGCTGTGCCCGTTCCTGGCCTCCCCCCTTCCTGGGAATGGCGTGGCCTTCGAGAGCAGagctccctgcactgagcccTCCACCAAGGCAGTCATTTTCTGA